The genomic DNA CCGGTCGTCGACTGGACGATCGCCGTCGGCGTGGCGGTGGCACTGCTGCTCGCCGGCCGGTCCGGCGGGGACTTCGGCACCGGACCCGGTCCGCTGCTGGGCCACGCGCTGCTCGCCGCCGGCGGCCTGGTGCTGGCCGCCCGTCGCCGGGCTCCCCGGCTCGTACTGGCGGTGACCGCTCTGTGCGCCGTGGGTTACCAGGCGGCTGGGTTCGACGTGCCGGTCGTCGCGTTCCTGTTCGCGGTGTACGCGGCCGTGCGGGCCGGGCACCGCGCCGTCACGGTGATCGCCTCCGTGGCCATGGTGGCCGCCCTGCCGCTCGCCGCCCTGGTCTCGCTGCACGACCTGGGGGAGGCGTACGCGCGGGCCCGTGGCGCCCTGGAGATCGCGTGGCTGATCGCCGCGGCCGCCGCCGGAGAGGCGCTGCGGCAGGCCGAGCGGCGTGCGGAAGAGGCGGAACGCACCCGGGAGGAGACCGCGCGGCGCCGTGCCGACGAGGAACGGCTGCACATCGCCCGGGAGTTGCACGACTCCCTCACCCATCAGATCTCGATCGTCAAGGTGCAGTCCGAGGTCGCCGTCCACGTCGCCCGCCGGCGGGGCGAACCCGTGCCGGAGGCGCTCCTGGCGATCCAGGCGGCCGGCCGGGAGGCGACCCGGGAGCTGCGCGCCACCCTGCGGGCCCTGCGCGACGAGGACACCACCCCGCCGCGCGGACTCGACCACATACCGGAGCTGGTGGCGCGGGCCGGCCGCACCGGGCTGGCGGCGGA from Streptomyces sp. CB09001 includes the following:
- a CDS encoding sensor histidine kinase, encoding MGKRRFGVPVPVPVPVRARARVPVPVRVPVPVRVPVPVRVRVPVPVPVVDWTIAVGVAVALLLAGRSGGDFGTGPGPLLGHALLAAGGLVLAARRRAPRLVLAVTALCAVGYQAAGFDVPVVAFLFAVYAAVRAGHRAVTVIASVAMVAALPLAALVSLHDLGEAYARARGALEIAWLIAAAAAGEALRQAERRAEEAERTREETARRRADEERLHIARELHDSLTHQISIVKVQSEVAVHVARRRGEPVPEALLAIQAAGREATRELRATLRALRDEDTTPPRGLDHIPELVARAGRTGLAAELVVDGPAGAERPDVPAAVGRTAYRIVQESLTNVARHARAGTASVRIDYRPGVLAIRVDDDGTATPDTVAVPGMGLLGMRERVDALGGRLRAEPRRGRGFTVQAELPLEHMEHMEHTP